Proteins encoded within one genomic window of Pararhizobium capsulatum DSM 1112:
- a CDS encoding ABC transporter ATP-binding protein: MHSISEAPPASTRRTAGVTFAARLVFEDIHHSYQSKETIRGISLTAEAGEVLCLLGPSGSGKTTLLRIAAGIEAQSSGRVLLNDREISGPAVFVPPEKRGVGLMFQDFALFPHLTIRENVRFGLTSLPKAEGLAEAGIALERVGLSHYADHYPHVLSGGEQQRVALARALAPRPAVLLMDEPFSGLDSRLKDTIRADTLAILRETRATAIVVTHDAEEAMRMGDRIALLKDGRLQQVGTAQDLYRSPMTLFAAGFFSEINRFSTRVKGGTVVTPLGVVSAENFSEGQIIAAAVRLSAVSVSENTGSIPARIVSRHFLGVVELLTLAVPGSDELVRARIRADLLPQGLREVRLSVNERDIMLFEKDG; this comes from the coding sequence ATGCATTCTATCTCTGAAGCCCCTCCGGCTTCTACGCGCCGCACAGCCGGCGTGACCTTCGCGGCACGGCTGGTCTTCGAGGATATCCACCACAGTTATCAGTCCAAGGAAACGATTCGCGGTATATCGCTGACGGCCGAGGCTGGCGAAGTCCTGTGTCTGCTTGGTCCGTCCGGATCGGGAAAGACCACGCTTCTCAGGATCGCGGCCGGTATCGAGGCGCAAAGTTCGGGCCGGGTTCTTCTGAACGATCGTGAAATTTCGGGGCCGGCTGTTTTCGTGCCGCCGGAAAAGCGCGGTGTTGGCCTGATGTTTCAGGATTTTGCGCTGTTTCCGCATCTCACCATCCGCGAAAACGTCCGGTTTGGTCTGACCTCGCTTCCGAAGGCCGAGGGGCTAGCCGAGGCCGGGATCGCCCTGGAGAGGGTGGGGCTGTCCCATTATGCCGATCACTATCCGCATGTGCTTTCCGGCGGCGAGCAGCAGCGTGTTGCGCTTGCCCGGGCGCTTGCGCCGCGGCCTGCCGTGCTTTTGATGGACGAGCCCTTCTCCGGTCTCGATTCCCGCTTGAAGGATACGATCCGAGCGGACACCCTGGCGATTCTGCGGGAAACCCGCGCCACAGCAATCGTGGTGACGCATGATGCCGAGGAAGCCATGCGGATGGGCGATCGTATTGCCTTGCTCAAGGACGGGCGGCTTCAGCAGGTGGGAACCGCGCAGGACCTTTATCGTTCTCCGATGACGCTTTTTGCCGCAGGCTTCTTTTCGGAAATCAACAGGTTTTCCACCCGTGTAAAAGGTGGAACGGTGGTAACGCCGCTTGGCGTTGTTTCCGCGGAAAATTTCTCCGAAGGCCAGATTATCGCGGCTGCAGTGCGACTTTCGGCCGTTTCCGTATCGGAAAACACAGGTTCTATCCCCGCAAGGATCGTTTCTCGTCATTTTCTGGGCGTCGTGGAGCTGTTGACGCTCGCGGTGCCCGGCAGCGATGAGCTCGTGCGGGCGCGCATCCGCGCCGATCTGCTGCCACAAGGATTGCGTGAGGTGAGGCTTTCCGTTAACGAGCGGGATATAATGCTGTTTGAAAAAGATGGTTGA
- a CDS encoding twin-arginine translocase TatA/TatE family subunit, with amino-acid sequence MGSFSIWHWLIVLVVVLLLFGRGKIPELMGDVAKGIKSFKKGMTDDDAPAEKGVDAKTVEHKSDEVR; translated from the coding sequence ATGGGTTCCTTTAGTATCTGGCACTGGCTGATCGTTCTGGTCGTGGTGCTTCTGTTGTTCGGCCGTGGCAAGATCCCGGAACTGATGGGTGATGTTGCCAAGGGCATCAAGAGCTTCAAGAAGGGCATGACTGACGACGACGCGCCCGCCGAGAAGGGCGTCGATGCCAAGACCGTCGAACACAAATCCGACGAAGTCCGCTGA
- the tatB gene encoding Sec-independent protein translocase protein TatB has translation MLDVGWTELVVIAVVLIIVVGPKDLPPMLRTFGKMMTKMRGMATDFRQQFDEALKEADLDDVRKTLADAQKLNPAHSLREAMNPLRQMGNEIKADLQKATTVDKPQAAPAETGPTSVEPLPNVSLPQAEAVASPASTGAVVVSELAKPKRVKKPKVAVVPVAPVVAPKKASEKKASAKAADMAESVPKPRAKKAASKNTKTGEA, from the coding sequence ATGCTTGATGTCGGCTGGACCGAGCTAGTTGTCATTGCCGTCGTGCTGATCATTGTCGTCGGACCGAAAGATCTGCCGCCGATGCTTCGCACCTTCGGGAAGATGATGACGAAGATGCGTGGTATGGCCACCGACTTTCGCCAGCAGTTCGATGAGGCCTTGAAAGAGGCCGACCTCGACGACGTAAGGAAGACGCTCGCCGACGCACAGAAGCTCAATCCCGCCCACAGTCTGCGCGAAGCCATGAACCCGCTGCGTCAGATGGGTAACGAGATCAAGGCGGATCTGCAGAAGGCAACGACTGTCGACAAGCCGCAGGCCGCGCCTGCGGAAACCGGGCCAACGTCGGTCGAGCCGCTGCCAAATGTATCGCTGCCGCAAGCGGAGGCCGTCGCGTCGCCGGCTTCCACCGGTGCGGTAGTAGTCTCGGAGCTGGCAAAGCCGAAGAGAGTTAAAAAGCCGAAGGTTGCTGTGGTGCCGGTTGCGCCGGTTGTGGCTCCAAAGAAGGCTTCGGAAAAGAAGGCGTCGGCCAAAGCTGCCGATATGGCAGAGAGCGTTCCGAAGCCACGGGCAAAAAAAGCCGCATCCAAGAACACAAAGACAGGTGAAGCATGA
- the tatC gene encoding twin-arginine translocase subunit TatC: MSGEIEDKPQPLIEHLIELRSRLIWAVGAFFVAFLVCFYFAKQLFNVLVQPFRWAVEWAGLNHRTVELIYTAPQEFFFTQIKVAMFGALVIAFPVIASQIYKFVAPGLYKNERAAFLPFLIASPVLFLMGAALVYFFFTPMVMWFFLAMEQGGGEGQVSIQLLPKVSEYLSLIMSLIFAFGLVFQLPVITTLLARVGFVTADGLKAKRKYAIVIAFIAAAILTPPDPVSQIGLALPAILLYEISIYTARLVERQKARDAQATAVAEAEDTPS; this comes from the coding sequence ATGAGCGGCGAAATCGAAGACAAGCCACAGCCGCTGATTGAGCACCTGATCGAGCTGCGCTCGCGCCTGATATGGGCGGTAGGGGCGTTTTTCGTCGCCTTCCTCGTCTGCTTCTATTTCGCCAAGCAACTTTTCAACGTCCTTGTGCAGCCGTTCCGCTGGGCCGTGGAATGGGCGGGGCTTAATCACAGGACGGTGGAGTTGATTTACACGGCTCCGCAGGAATTCTTCTTCACTCAGATCAAGGTCGCGATGTTCGGAGCACTGGTCATCGCATTTCCGGTGATCGCCTCGCAGATCTACAAGTTCGTGGCACCCGGCCTTTACAAGAACGAGCGGGCCGCTTTCCTGCCATTCCTCATCGCATCGCCGGTTCTCTTCCTCATGGGAGCCGCGCTGGTCTACTTCTTCTTTACACCGATGGTCATGTGGTTCTTCCTGGCGATGGAGCAGGGCGGCGGCGAGGGACAGGTATCCATCCAGCTGCTGCCGAAGGTCTCGGAATATCTGAGCCTGATCATGTCGTTGATCTTCGCCTTCGGTCTGGTGTTTCAGTTGCCGGTCATCACGACGCTGCTCGCACGCGTCGGTTTCGTGACCGCGGATGGCCTCAAGGCGAAGCGGAAATATGCGATCGTCATCGCTTTCATTGCTGCGGCCATCCTGACGCCGCCTGATCCGGTCTCCCAGATCGGTCTTGCTCTGCCGGCCATCCTTCTTTACGAGATTTCCATCTACACGGCCCGACTCGTCGAGCGTCAAAAGGCTCGCGATGCGCAGGCCACCGCGGTCGCCGAGGCTGAAGATACGCCAAGCTGA
- the serS gene encoding serine--tRNA ligase — translation MLDIKWIRDNAEALDAALAKRGAAPLSAALIDLDEKRRSLVQSLQDMQARRNAASKEIGAAIATKDSALAEKLKAEVAELKTTMPALEDDSRRTDAELIDALSRIPNIPLDDVPVGSDESGNVVKHMAGTKPGWNHKPLEHFEIGEALGWLDFEGAARIAGSRFTIVKGQLARLERALGQFMLDLHTSEHGYLEVQPPLLVRDDAMYGTGQLPKFAEDLFRTTDDRWLIPTAEVPLTNLVREQILDAEVLPLRFTALTPCFRSEAGSAGRDTRGMLRQHQFNKVELVSITDAESSIDEHERMTACAEEVLKRLGLHYRVMTLCTGDMGFGARKTYDLEVWLPGQDTYREISSCSVCGDFQGRRMNARYRGKEDKATRFVHTLNGSGTAVGRALIAVIENYLNEDGSVTVPDVLLPYMGGLTRIEKAN, via the coding sequence ATGCTCGATATCAAATGGATTAGGGACAATGCAGAAGCCCTGGACGCGGCGCTTGCCAAGCGCGGAGCCGCGCCTCTTTCGGCTGCGCTGATTGATCTCGACGAAAAGCGCCGCTCGCTGGTTCAGTCTCTCCAGGACATGCAGGCACGGCGCAATGCCGCCTCCAAGGAAATCGGCGCGGCCATAGCCACCAAGGATAGTGCACTTGCTGAGAAGCTGAAGGCCGAGGTCGCCGAACTCAAGACAACGATGCCGGCGCTCGAGGACGACAGCCGCCGCACAGACGCGGAACTCATCGACGCGCTGTCGCGTATCCCGAATATCCCGCTCGACGACGTGCCGGTCGGCAGCGACGAAAGCGGCAATGTCGTCAAGCACATGGCTGGCACGAAGCCGGGCTGGAACCATAAGCCGCTTGAACATTTCGAAATCGGCGAAGCGCTTGGCTGGCTCGATTTCGAAGGTGCTGCCCGCATCGCCGGCTCGCGCTTCACCATCGTCAAGGGGCAGCTTGCGCGCCTCGAGCGGGCGCTTGGCCAGTTCATGCTCGACCTGCATACGTCGGAGCACGGTTATCTCGAAGTGCAACCGCCGCTGCTGGTGCGCGACGATGCCATGTACGGCACCGGACAGCTGCCGAAATTTGCTGAGGATCTGTTCCGCACGACCGATGACCGCTGGCTGATACCGACCGCCGAAGTTCCACTGACCAATTTGGTACGCGAGCAAATTCTTGACGCCGAGGTGCTTCCGCTCCGCTTCACGGCGCTCACCCCCTGCTTCCGTTCGGAAGCCGGGTCGGCCGGCCGCGATACCCGCGGCATGCTGCGCCAGCATCAATTCAACAAGGTCGAACTGGTGTCGATCACAGATGCCGAAAGCTCGATCGACGAACATGAGCGCATGACCGCCTGCGCCGAAGAGGTGCTGAAGCGCCTCGGCCTGCATTATCGCGTCATGACGCTGTGCACCGGCGACATGGGCTTTGGCGCGCGCAAGACCTATGATCTTGAGGTGTGGCTGCCGGGACAGGATACCTATCGCGAGATTTCGTCCTGCTCTGTCTGTGGCGATTTCCAGGGACGACGTATGAACGCCCGCTATCGCGGCAAGGAAGACAAGGCGACCCGTTTCGTCCACACCTTGAATGGTTCGGGCACGGCCGTTGGTCGCGCGCTGATCGCCGTGATCGAAAATTATCTCAATGAAGACGGTTCAGTAACCGTACCGGACGTATTGCTACCCTATATGGGTGGTCTCACCCGCATCGAGAAGGCCAACTGA
- the surE gene encoding 5'/3'-nucleotidase SurE, whose translation MRILLTNDDGIQAEGLAVLERIARTLSDDVWIVAPETDQSGLAHSLTLSEPLRLRQLGEKRFALRGTPTDCVIMAMRKVLDFAPDVVLSGVNVGANLADDVTYSGTIAGAMEGRLQGARAFALSQAYSYAPGGNVPWSVVETHAPALLKKLMLLDLPDGTFLNLNFPNCAADDVAGTTVTSQGKLDFGLSIDERADGRGNPYFWLRFGERFGDFRLGTDIHAIREKNISVTPLKIDLTDYAVQDRIARLLLEESET comes from the coding sequence ATGCGTATTCTGCTGACGAACGACGACGGCATCCAGGCGGAAGGGCTTGCGGTCCTGGAACGGATCGCGCGCACTCTGTCCGACGATGTCTGGATCGTGGCACCGGAAACGGACCAGAGCGGCCTTGCGCATTCGTTGACGCTTTCCGAGCCGTTGCGGCTTCGCCAACTCGGCGAGAAGCGGTTCGCGTTGCGCGGCACTCCAACGGATTGCGTCATCATGGCGATGCGCAAGGTGCTGGATTTTGCACCGGACGTCGTGCTTTCCGGTGTCAATGTCGGTGCCAATCTGGCTGATGACGTCACCTATTCCGGCACGATTGCCGGAGCGATGGAAGGACGGCTACAGGGTGCCCGCGCCTTCGCGCTTAGCCAGGCCTATAGCTATGCGCCGGGCGGCAATGTGCCGTGGTCTGTCGTCGAAACGCATGCGCCAGCACTTCTGAAGAAGCTGATGCTGCTCGACCTGCCGGACGGTACGTTCCTCAATCTGAACTTCCCGAACTGCGCGGCTGACGACGTTGCAGGCACCACCGTAACGTCACAGGGCAAGCTTGATTTCGGTCTCTCCATTGACGAGCGGGCTGATGGTCGCGGAAATCCATACTTCTGGCTTCGATTCGGCGAACGCTTTGGCGACTTCCGTCTCGGCACGGATATCCACGCCATCCGGGAGAAGAACATTTCCGTGACGCCGCTGAAGATCGATCTGACGGACTACGCCGTTCAGGATCGTATCGCTCGTCTATTGCTGGAGGAGAGCGAGACTTGA
- a CDS encoding protein-L-isoaspartate(D-aspartate) O-methyltransferase, which produces MNARLVEQEGFAALMLRLRAEGISSKELLNAVEQTPRGLFVPPQYSGEAYTSRLLPLECGAFIEGFDFAVRLLNSLNLKPGQRVLEVGTGSGFTAGVMGRIAERVLTIERYRTLVTNAQRNLEKGGVRNVIVRQADGSVGLAGEGTFDRILITAAFDSLPRVFSDHLVSGGVMIVPIMMGPSQCRVVRLSRTGSRFDREDLFTAPYLPIVPQVASFL; this is translated from the coding sequence TTGAACGCGCGCCTCGTTGAGCAGGAAGGTTTTGCAGCGTTGATGCTGCGGCTCCGTGCTGAAGGCATATCGAGCAAGGAACTTTTGAACGCCGTCGAGCAGACGCCGCGTGGATTGTTCGTGCCGCCGCAATATTCGGGCGAAGCCTATACCTCGCGCCTTCTGCCGCTCGAATGCGGCGCCTTTATCGAGGGTTTCGATTTTGCTGTCCGGCTTCTGAACAGCCTCAATCTGAAACCCGGCCAGCGTGTGCTGGAAGTAGGCACCGGGAGCGGCTTCACGGCCGGTGTGATGGGACGCATTGCCGAACGGGTATTGACGATCGAGCGTTATCGCACCCTGGTGACGAACGCGCAGCGCAATCTGGAAAAGGGCGGCGTTCGCAATGTCATCGTACGACAGGCCGACGGCAGCGTCGGTCTTGCCGGTGAGGGCACATTCGATCGCATCCTGATCACCGCGGCCTTTGATAGTCTGCCGCGTGTTTTTTCCGATCATCTGGTGTCTGGCGGCGTGATGATTGTGCCCATCATGATGGGGCCTTCCCAATGTCGCGTCGTACGGTTGTCCCGTACCGGCAGTCGGTTCGACCGAGAAGATCTGTTCACGGCTCCTTACCTTCCCATCGTGCCTCAGGTCGCTTCTTTCCTGTGA
- a CDS encoding class I SAM-dependent methyltransferase, with protein MTPKLDAIYADHVLTSLYDVLNPAGVDTDFYLSLPNPNSTILDVGCGTGLLTAAFAAGEHSVVGLDPAPAMLEIARKRQGGREVAWIEADARDFELGRSFDLVVMTGHVFQVFLSHADVSKVLSSIRRHLKPGGRLVFDSRNPLARAWERWTPEYSRRAVDHPVLGRVETWHEIENVTPTSVSFSSFTSISDRPNPLVSRSELAFRTQAEIEALLKDCGFASRQWLGSWDCSPFEAGSPEIIVIAA; from the coding sequence GTGACGCCGAAGCTGGACGCGATCTATGCTGATCACGTTCTGACGTCGCTCTATGACGTCCTCAACCCTGCGGGCGTGGATACCGATTTCTATCTGTCCCTTCCGAATCCCAATTCGACCATCCTCGACGTTGGTTGCGGTACTGGCCTTCTTACCGCCGCCTTTGCCGCGGGAGAACATTCTGTGGTCGGTCTCGATCCCGCTCCAGCCATGCTCGAGATTGCCAGGAAACGACAGGGCGGCCGCGAGGTAGCCTGGATCGAAGCCGATGCGCGGGATTTTGAACTCGGTCGTTCGTTCGATCTCGTTGTTATGACTGGCCACGTGTTTCAGGTGTTCCTGAGCCATGCCGATGTATCGAAGGTACTGAGCAGCATTCGCCGCCATCTCAAACCCGGTGGACGGCTGGTTTTCGACAGCCGCAACCCCCTGGCAAGAGCATGGGAGCGCTGGACCCCGGAATATTCCCGTCGAGCGGTCGATCATCCCGTTCTCGGCCGCGTCGAGACGTGGCACGAGATCGAAAACGTGACCCCGACCAGTGTGTCATTTTCGAGCTTCACCTCGATCTCCGACAGGCCCAATCCGCTTGTCTCCCGGAGCGAGCTGGCCTTTCGCACTCAAGCCGAAATCGAAGCTCTGCTCAAAGATTGCGGCTTTGCCAGCAGACAATGGCTGGGCAGCTGGGATTGTTCACCCTTTGAAGCGGGCTCACCAGAAATCATCGTCATCGCCGCCTGA
- a CDS encoding biotin biosynthesis protein BioC yields the protein MQIANRLGSTASGDGLGSRASRADNAGISNQAEDAAVPSILPGGYDPSSRVSLSAEALLFLSRTRRSTEKYPALTRDEWSNKLSPQLAAREYQAFGKYSESGDYQAYYRAFINYYDALRPEDQDSLRYFGTREAAVAGLRSLDYNDAEGLEPETGFQTLVSVLLDEPKDVAAAPETVAGGMVTGDMFGWDTGGISYEDVSESRAELSEIERLYQESF from the coding sequence ATGCAGATTGCAAACAGATTGGGCTCGACGGCCAGTGGCGATGGCCTCGGAAGCCGCGCGAGCCGCGCCGACAATGCCGGCATTTCGAACCAGGCCGAGGATGCTGCAGTCCCATCCATCCTGCCGGGTGGTTATGACCCTTCTTCGCGCGTTTCCCTCTCCGCGGAAGCGCTTCTTTTTCTGAGCCGTACGAGGCGCTCGACGGAAAAATATCCGGCGCTGACGCGGGATGAGTGGAGCAACAAGCTTTCGCCGCAGCTTGCAGCTCGTGAATACCAGGCTTTTGGAAAATATTCCGAGAGCGGGGACTATCAGGCCTACTACCGGGCCTTCATCAACTATTACGACGCCCTTCGCCCCGAAGACCAGGATAGCCTGCGTTACTTCGGGACGCGCGAGGCTGCGGTCGCAGGCCTCCGCTCGCTGGATTATAACGACGCGGAGGGACTTGAGCCGGAAACCGGGTTTCAGACACTTGTCAGCGTTCTGCTCGATGAGCCCAAGGATGTCGCGGCGGCACCTGAAACCGTTGCCGGCGGTATGGTGACGGGCGACATGTTCGGCTGGGACACCGGCGGAATAAGCTATGAGGATGTCAGCGAGAGCCGCGCCGAACTATCCGAGATCGAGCGGCTTTACCAGGAAAGCTTCTGA
- a CDS encoding peptidoglycan DD-metalloendopeptidase family protein: protein MRIRVSSSAGKSVVRLCAAILLAGVATGCSSDASRFGGLFSRSDDLTTSSIASSNVPIPRGDVQGGGMAAAPVMASNSRQQALDQPFPDPVNTASTPMSGARAASTPMNVQRVSLADPSASAQEKPLAQPFPAAAGKVQEKNLAQPTETAGKKGGWSTANAPAVLLRQGDTISTLANRFGVPEKEILKANGLKSASDVEPGQRILIPTFGVATSAAKASASDAAASLDVDKQKNAPVLPGNREVAILPGQSQSREKGVTRADATAGKQPTSGDGAGQGATYTVQAGDSLNRIAKTSGVSVEALRKANNLTSGAIRVGQTLKLPTTDAVTTASVPKNAEQVKVAKVEEAKPVAYAPPVAKESVNEAASKSDVTEESPKATGISKYRWPVRGAVVAGYGANVDGNRNDGINISVPEGTPIKAAENGVVIYSGSSLKELGNAVLVRHDDGTVTVYGNASELKVQRGQKIQRGQTIASSGMSGTASQPQVHFEVRKNATAVNPATFLE, encoded by the coding sequence ATGCGTATTAGAGTTTCGTCGAGTGCAGGTAAGTCCGTCGTTCGTCTCTGCGCCGCCATTCTTCTGGCGGGAGTGGCAACTGGGTGCAGCTCCGACGCCTCCCGATTTGGCGGGTTGTTCTCCAGGTCCGATGATCTCACGACAAGCTCCATCGCTTCGAGCAATGTTCCGATCCCGCGCGGCGACGTGCAGGGGGGCGGCATGGCGGCTGCGCCGGTCATGGCCAGCAACTCCCGCCAACAGGCGCTCGATCAGCCGTTCCCCGATCCGGTCAACACGGCATCCACCCCAATGTCAGGCGCTCGCGCGGCATCGACCCCGATGAACGTTCAGCGCGTCTCGCTTGCCGATCCATCTGCTTCTGCGCAAGAAAAGCCTCTTGCACAACCTTTCCCGGCCGCTGCCGGAAAAGTGCAGGAGAAAAATCTCGCCCAGCCAACGGAAACCGCAGGCAAGAAGGGCGGCTGGTCTACGGCCAATGCGCCGGCTGTGCTGCTGCGCCAGGGCGATACCATTTCGACGCTCGCAAATCGCTTCGGTGTGCCGGAGAAGGAGATCCTCAAGGCCAACGGCCTGAAGTCGGCGTCTGATGTCGAGCCTGGCCAGCGTATTCTCATCCCGACCTTCGGTGTTGCCACCAGCGCTGCCAAGGCATCCGCTTCGGACGCCGCCGCAAGTCTCGACGTGGACAAGCAGAAGAACGCACCCGTCCTACCGGGCAACCGCGAAGTGGCCATTCTTCCCGGCCAGTCCCAGTCGCGGGAAAAGGGTGTTACCCGCGCCGACGCTACAGCCGGCAAGCAGCCAACGTCCGGCGACGGTGCCGGTCAGGGCGCTACTTACACCGTACAGGCTGGTGACTCGCTGAACCGCATTGCAAAGACCAGTGGCGTCTCAGTCGAGGCGCTGCGCAAGGCGAACAATCTGACAAGCGGCGCCATCCGCGTCGGGCAGACCCTGAAGTTGCCGACCACCGATGCAGTGACCACCGCCTCGGTTCCGAAGAACGCCGAGCAAGTCAAGGTCGCCAAGGTCGAGGAAGCAAAGCCGGTGGCTTATGCCCCGCCGGTAGCGAAGGAATCGGTCAACGAGGCCGCCTCGAAGAGTGACGTTACTGAAGAATCGCCAAAGGCAACGGGCATCAGCAAATATCGCTGGCCGGTGCGTGGCGCAGTCGTCGCCGGATACGGCGCCAATGTCGATGGCAACCGCAACGACGGTATCAACATTTCGGTACCGGAGGGCACGCCGATCAAGGCCGCTGAAAACGGTGTTGTCATCTACTCCGGCAGCAGCCTGAAGGAACTCGGTAACGCCGTTCTGGTTCGCCACGACGACGGCACCGTGACCGTCTACGGCAACGCCTCCGAATTGAAGGTGCAGCGTGGCCAGAAAATCCAGCGCGGCCAGACGATCGCGTCTTCCGGCATGAGCGGCACGGCCAGCCAGCCGCAGGTGCACTTCGAAGTGCGCAAAAACGCGACGGCGGTCAACCCGGCGACTTTCCTCGAATAG
- a CDS encoding ATP-binding protein, which produces MQDTKIDLLLAEMRKLNTALERLAGPAPAINDWDAAECFVWAPQNHHLQPVAKPNRIDMSLIRGVDHVRDILFDNTLRFAKGYPANNVLLWGARGMGKSSLVKAVHASVAADAGVRVKLVEVHREDIATLPSLMEILKTVPTPVLVFCDDLSFDHDDTSYKSLKAVLDGGIEGRPSNVLLYATSNRRHLLPRHMMENEQSTAINPSEAVEEKVSLSDRFGLWLGFYKCSQDDYLAMIDGYAAHFGIEIEPSQLHAQALEWSTTRGSRSGRVAFQFIQDLAGRHEKKIGLS; this is translated from the coding sequence ATGCAGGACACAAAGATAGATCTTCTTCTCGCTGAAATGCGAAAGCTCAACACGGCGCTCGAGCGCCTCGCCGGTCCCGCACCTGCCATCAACGACTGGGACGCGGCGGAATGCTTCGTCTGGGCGCCTCAGAACCATCACCTTCAGCCCGTAGCAAAACCCAACCGTATCGACATGAGCCTGATCCGCGGCGTCGATCATGTTCGCGACATTCTTTTCGACAACACGCTGCGTTTCGCCAAAGGTTATCCGGCAAACAACGTGCTTCTCTGGGGGGCGCGTGGGATGGGGAAATCATCGCTGGTCAAGGCCGTGCACGCCTCCGTTGCCGCTGATGCCGGGGTGCGGGTAAAGCTCGTCGAAGTTCACAGGGAGGATATTGCGACCCTTCCCTCCCTGATGGAGATCCTCAAGACTGTACCAACACCGGTGCTGGTCTTTTGCGATGATCTCTCCTTCGACCACGACGATACGTCGTATAAGTCACTGAAGGCGGTTCTCGACGGCGGCATCGAAGGCAGGCCTAGCAATGTCCTGCTCTACGCAACCTCGAACCGGCGGCATCTCCTGCCACGCCACATGATGGAAAACGAGCAATCCACCGCTATCAATCCCTCGGAGGCGGTGGAGGAGAAGGTTTCGCTCTCGGACCGTTTCGGGCTCTGGCTCGGCTTCTATAAATGCAGCCAGGACGACTACCTCGCCATGATCGACGGGTATGCCGCGCATTTCGGCATCGAAATAGAACCCTCTCAACTGCATGCGCAAGCACTGGAATGGAGCACGACGCGAGGATCTCGCTCGGGCCGCGTGGCCTTCCAGTTCATTCAGGATCTGGCCGGACGCCATGAGAAAAAGATCGGGCTAAGCTGA
- the yajC gene encoding preprotein translocase subunit YajC: MFITEAFAQTATSPATGGADILMSILPFLLIFVVMYFLIIRPQRANMKRREELLKNIRRNDQVVTGGGIVGKVTKVVDDNEVEVEIADGVKIRVVRSGISEVRVKGEPVKE; the protein is encoded by the coding sequence ATGTTCATTACTGAGGCTTTCGCCCAAACGGCAACTTCGCCCGCCACCGGCGGCGCGGATATTCTGATGTCGATTCTGCCGTTTCTGCTGATTTTCGTCGTAATGTACTTCCTGATCATCCGCCCGCAGCGCGCCAATATGAAACGCCGCGAGGAACTTTTGAAGAACATCCGCCGCAACGATCAGGTTGTCACCGGAGGCGGCATTGTCGGCAAGGTAACGAAGGTTGTCGATGACAACGAAGTCGAAGTCGAAATTGCTGACGGCGTGAAGATTCGTGTGGTACGCAGTGGCATATCCGAAGTCCGCGTGAAGGGCGAACCCGTCAAGGAATAA